The Aquitalea magnusonii region GCTACCTGACCGCAGGCAACACACTGGCCGAGCTGGCCGGCAAGCTGGGCATGGACGCCAGCACGCTGGAGGACAGCGTGGCGCGCAACAACCGCTATGCCGCCAGTGGCGTGGACAGCGACTTCCACCGTGGCGAAACCGCCTACCAGCAAAACATGGGCGACCCCTCACGCGGTCAGCCCAATCCCAATATCGGCCCGCTCGCCGAAGCCCCGTATTACGCGGTGCGGCTCTATCCGGGCGACATCGGTGCCGCCACCGGCCTGCAAACCGACACCCAGGCTCGGGTGCTGGGCCGCGACGGCCAACCCATTGCCGGCCTGTATGCGGTGGGCAATGACATGCATTCCATCATGGGCGGGGTCTATACCGCGCCCGGCATCACCATCGGCCCGGCACTGGTGTTTGCCAGCATTGCCGCCACCCATGCCAGCCAACGCCACACCCGCGCCCTGACGCGCGACACCGTTACCCAATAAGGAGAGCACAACATGACCCAAACCCTGCAACTGGATGGTGCCACCCGCGTACTGGCCATCGTGGGCGACCCGATCGCCCAGGTGAAATCCCCGGCTGGCGTCAGCGCCTCCCTGCAACAGCAAGGCCGTAATGCCATTCTGGTGCCCAGCCATGTCAGCCCGGCCAATCTGGATGCCTACGTCAAGGGCATCAGCCTGGCGGGCAATCTGGACGGCATCATCGTCACCGTGCCGCACAAGTTCGCCATGTTTGCCCAATGCAGCAGTACCAGCGACCGGGCGCGCCGCCTGGGCGCAGTCAATGTGATGCGCCGCAATGCCGACGGTAGCTGGCACGGCGACATGTGTGACGGCGCCGGTTATGTAGCCGCCATGCGTGAGGCCGGCTGCCAGCCGGAAGGCAAGCGGGCGCTGCTGGTGGGTGCTGGCGGGGCGGGTTCGGCCATTGCGCTGGCCCTGCTGGAAAACGGTGTCAGCGAACTGGCCATCCACGATGCCGACACCAGCCGCCGCGACCAGCTGATTGCCCGCCTGTCTGCCGGTTTCCCCGGCCAGCTGCGCATAGGCAGCAATGACCCCAGCGGCTTTGCCATTGCCATCAACGCCTCGCCCACCGGCATGCAGGCCAGCGACCCGCTGCCGATTGATGCCAGCAAGCTGGACGGCACCATGTTTGTCGGCGATGTGATTACCGCCCCGGCGGTCACCCCGCTGATTGAAAGCGCCCGCGCACTGGGCTGCCAGACTGTGGTGGGTGGCGACATGTTTGCCGCCGTGCGTGAACTGATGCTGGACTTCCTGCTGGCGCAGGGTCCGCTGGCGCGCTGAGGTTGGCCGTGGACAAGCAAGCACAAGCCAACACCCTGCACTGCGACCTGCTGGTAGTGGGCAGCGGCGCCGGTGGCCTGGCCACCGCCGTCACCGCCGCCCGGCTGGGGCTGAAGGTGGTGGTGGCGGAAAAAGAAGCCGAGTTTGGCGGCACCACCGCCTGGTCGGGCGGCTGGCTATGGGTGCCGCGCAACCCGCTGGCCATCGCCGCCGGGATAGACGAAGACCCAGCCCTGCCGCGCCAGTACCTGCACAGCGAACTGGGAGAGGACTTCGACCCCGCACTGGCCGATGCCTATCTGAGCCACGCGCCACGCATGGTGGACTTCTTCCAGCGCAACAGCCTGCTGCGCTTCATCGACGGCAACCTGATTCCGGACTTCCACGGCCACAGCGCCGGGGCGGCCACTGGCGGGCGTTCGGTGTGTGCGGCACCTTTCGATGGCCGACTGCTGGGCACGCATATTCACCAGCTGAAAAAGCCGCTGGACGTGATTTCGCTATGGGGCATGGGTATCGCCTCCGGTGTGGAGCTGCGCCATTTCCTCAACGCCAGCCGTTCGCTCACCTCCTTTGCCTATGTCACCCGGCGCGTGCTGGCCTACTGGCGCGACTGCCTGCTGCATGGCCGTGGCATGCGGCTGGTCAACGGCAATGCGCTGGCCGCCGCGCTGGGGGCCTCGGCCCTGCAAGACGGGGTGGAACTGCGCCTGTCCAGCCCGGTGCGCCAGTTGCTGCGCGAACAGGACAAGGTGAGCGGTGCGCTACTGGACACGCCGGACGGCCCGCTCACCGTGCATGCCAGCCGTGGCGTGGTGCTGGCCTGCGGCGGCTTTCCGCACGATGTCGCCCGCAAGCGCCAGTTGCTGGCCCATGCGCCCAGCGGGCAGGAACACTGGTCGGCCGCGCCGGCCAGCAATAGCGGCGATGGCCTGCGGCTGGGTGAAGCCGTTGGCGGCGTGATGGGCGAGATGGCCTCCCCCATGGCATTGGCACCGGTATCGCTGGTGCCACGCGCCGATGGCAGCACCGCCCACTTTCCGCATCTGATCGAACGGGCCAAACCGGGGCTGATTGCCGTTACCGCCAATGGCCAGCGCTTTTGCAACGAGGCTGACTCCTACCACGACTTTGTCTCCGCCCTGCTGCGTGCCATCCCGGCAGGTCAGCCGGTGCAAGCCTGGCTGGTGGCCGACCACCGCTTTGTCCGCCGCTACGGGCTGGGCGCGGTCAAACCCGCCCCCATGCCGCTGGGTCGCTGGCTGCGCAATGGCTATCTGCAACGTGGCAATACGCTGCAAGAGCTGGCCCGCCGCTGCGGCATCAACCCCGTAGCGCTTGAACAGCAGGTGGCACGCTACAACCAGCAAGCCGCTACCGGGGAGGACAGCGACTTTGCCAAGGGCGACACCCCCTATAACCGCGTACAGGGCGACAAGGACAATGCCTGGCCCAACCCCTGCATGGCCCCGCTGCAACACGGGCCGTACTACGCGGTGAAGATCGTCCCCGGCAGCCTGGGCAGCTTCGCCGGGCTGGCCACCAATGCCAGCGCGCAAGTGCTGGATGAACACCGCCAGCCCATCAGCGGCTTGTACGCGGTCGGCAACGACATGCACAGCATGATGGGCGGCCACTACCCCAGTGGCGGCATCACCTTGGGCCCGGCCATGACTTTCGGCTACTTGGCGGCACACCACGCCGCCGGACGCCAACCCGACGCAAGCCTTTGAACATTTTCAATATCAAGCAAGGACACACCATGTACTACGAACTCGCCACCCTCACCCTGCCCTTTGGCACCACCGCCCAGGCTGCCCAGAACGTACAGGCCTACACCAGCGATGCCGCCGCCGGCGGCGAACTGCTGGGCTGCTGGTATAGCGATATCGGCCAGCTCAACCAGCTGCTGGTTTTGCGCGGTTTTGACAGCCTGGCCGCACTGGAAGCCGAGCAGCAACGCACCCGCCTGAGCGCCGACCCCTACGGCTGCGGCAGCCTCGCCACCAGCATCGACCGGCAGGCGTATCAGGCCTTCCCGTGGATGGCCCCGCTGCGCCCCAGCAGCGAAAGCGGCATCAGCGGCCCGGTGTATGAAATCCGTACCTACGGCATCAAGACCGGCGGCCTGCAGCACACCATGGACCTGTGGCAGGAATACCTGCCGCCGCGCAGCGCCCTGTCGCCCTGCCTGGTGGCCATGTTCGCCCTGCAAGGCCCGCTGCGCTTTACCAATATCTGGGCCTACGCCAGCGTGGACGAACGCAGCCGCATCCGTGGCGAAGCCGTCGCCGCCGGCATCTGGCCGCCCAAGGGTGGCCCGGCCTGGCTCACCACCGACATGCACTCCACCATTGCCCTGCCCACCGCCGTATCGCCGCTAAAATAAGTAGCGCTCACCAAAACCTGCTGCTGCGCGGCATCTTCTTGCCCAAGGGATGCTGCGCTCTTGCTAGCCACGGTTAAGTCGAGCAGCGCAGTCTATCCCTCCACTCAGTCGCGACCACGCAGCCCCTTTAGCGGCGCCGCGTGGCATCCGTAGAACTACGCATTCATGCCATTCAGCCTTGTTCGATCCATGCTGAAGGCATAAGCTGTTGAACTTTCAACAGAATGTGATGATTCACGTCAGCCGACGTGATAGCCCGCACCATGGATTTCTCCTCCCTGCTCGCCAGCTTCGCCGCCGCCTTTTCCCAGCACCAGCGTCTGCTCACCCTGCAGCTGGATGGCGGGCAGATCGCCGCCGAGCAGTTATTGCCACACACGCTGGACGGCAGCGAGGGCGTGTCGGAGGCCTATCGCTATCAGCTCAGTTGTTTGTCGCCGGATGGCAATATCGAGCTCAAGTCGCTGCTCGGTGTGGCCGCCCGCCTGGGGGTGCTGGATGCCGATGGCAGCCAGGTGGTGCGTTGCGGGGTGGTGTCACGGGCCGAGTTGCTGGGTTCGGATGGCGGTTTTGCCAAGTACGGCCTCACCATCGAGCCGCCGTTTGCGCTGCTGCGGCTGCGTCGTACGTCGCGGGTGTTTCAGGACTTGTCGGTGCCGGACATCGTCAAGCAGATCCTGGCCGAGCATCAGGCCAATAATCCGGTGTTTGCCCAGGTACAGACGCTGGAGTTTCACACTGCCTCCGCCAACCCGCGCAGTTACTGTTTGCAATACCGCGAGAGCGATTTCGACTTCATCGTGCGCCTGCTGCACGAAGAGGGTTACGCCTGGCGTTTCGAGCATGTCGATGGTGAGCATCCGCAGGTCAAGCTGGTGGTGTTTGATGATGCGTACAGCCTGCCGCCCGCCGCCAGTGAGCGGGTGCGCTTTCACCGCAGCGATGCCACCGAGGAAGAAGACGGCCTGACGGATTGGAGCGCCGCCCGTCAGGTGGTGTCCGGTGCGGTGGCGCTGGCCAGTTTCGATTACCAGCCGGTGAGCACCCAGCACAGCGGCGATCAGAGCCGCATCCAGCAAGGCCGCAGTGGCGATGCCTTGCAATCCACCCTGCAGGATTACGACCCGCAGTCGCTGTACTACGCCAGCGATGCCGAGCAACTGAGTCAGTATGCGCAGCGGCGTCAGCAGGCGCACGATGTGCAGGCCAAGCAATTCTCTGGCAGCGGCTCAGTACGCAGCCTGCTCGCTGGCCAATGGTTCCGCCTGGATGAACATCCGCTGCACGAGGGCGACAGCAGCGAGCAGCGTGAATTCGTGGTCACCGGCCAAACCTTCCGTGCCAACAACAATCTGCCGGGTGATCTGGCCAGCAGCCTGCGCGGCTTGCTGGGAGATAGCAGCACATCAAACGACAGCCAGAACAGCAGCCCCTTCCAGACCCAGATCACCGCCCAGCGCCGCGGCATTCCGCTCACCCCGGCTTATGCCCACAGCACGCAGGCCAAGCCGACATCTAAAGGTGTACAGACCGCCACCGTGGTGGGGCCCGAGGGGGAAGAAGTCCACACCGACGAGTTGGGCCGCATCAAGGTGCAGTTCCACTGGCAGCGGCCAGACGAACACCCCGGCAGCGGCGCCAATCTGGACGACCGCTCCTCCTGCTGGCTGCGCGTGGCCATGCCCAGCGCCGGGGCCGGCTGGGGCCACCAGTTCATCCCGCGCATCGGCCAGGAAGTGCTGGTCGACTTTATCGAAGGCGATATCGACCGCCCGGTGATTGTTGGCGTGCTGTACAACGGCAGCCACGCCACCCCGGCCTTCAGCGGTGCCGGCGCTTTGCCCGCCAACAAGACCCTGTCCGGCATCAAATCCAAAGAACACCAGGGCGGCCAGTACAACGAACTGCTGTTCGACGACACGCCCGGTGAAGTCCGCGCCAAGCTCAGTAGCGAAGCGGGCAAGACCCAGCTCAACCAGGGCTACCTCACCCACCCGCGCAGCAATGGCAAAGCCCAGCCGCGCGGCGAAGGCTTCGAACTACGCACCGACCAGCACGGCGCCATCCGCGCCGGCCACGGCCTGCTCATCAGCACCGAAGCGCAAAACGGCGCATCCGGCAAACAACTGGCGCGCGAGCATGCGCAAAGCCAGCTCGACGCCGCGCTCAGCCTCAGCCAAAGCCTGGGCGACACCGCCGCTGCACAACTGGCCGACAGCATGGAAACCGGGCCGGACGCCATCAACTCCGACAACGGCAAAGACGGCAACAAGGACAGCGGCCACCTGCAACACCACGCCGCCGCGCTCAAAGCCTGGGAAGCCGGCAGCAATACCGACAAGGAAGGCAAAACCGCCAGCAGCGGCAACAGCAGCCAGGCTGGCCAACAGCCGCTGCTCATCCTGTCCGCCCCGGCCGGCATCGCCAGCCTCACCGAACAAAGCCACACCCTCAGCGCTGGAACCAACCTCAACCTCATCGCCCAACGCGATGCCAACCACACCACCGGCCGCCGCTGGCTGCACAACGTCGGTCAGCACATCAGCCTGTTTGTGGCCGGGGTGAAGGACAAGGTGGCGCTGAAGCTGATTGCGGCGAAGGGCAAGGTGCAGGTGCAAGCGCAGAGCGATGCGATGGAACTGACGGCGGATAAGGATGTGACGATTACCTCGGCCAAGCAGAACATCAACTTGAATGGCAAGAAGGAAATTTTGCTGACCAGCGGCGGCGCTTACGTGCGGATCAAGGATGGCAAGATTGAGCTGCACGCCCCCGGAACCGTCAGCTTCAAGGGGGGTAGCCATGACTGGAGCGGGCCGGACAGCATGAATATTCCGATACCGACGCTACCAAAAGACAAATACACCCCACCCAATTCTCATCCGTTCTCGGAATAAGCGGATATCAGCATGATCATCAGTCCCCCGATTCTTAAAACGCCCCAAGGCACGGCCACAGATGAACAGTGGCTGGCCGGTTTGATGCCCTTTAGCTCTCGCGGAGGCTTTCCTATCGCCAGCCGTATGGCCTGGCATGGTGGCCAACATATCGAGCATACCGACACAGGTGCGCATGGCGAGCCGGTTCGCGCAATTGCCGATGGCGTGGTGGTATACAAGCGAGACCCATCTCCTGATGCGGATAAGAAGCCTTTGGCCTATCAGGGCGAGACCGACAATGGCTGTGTGGTGATCAAGCACAGCACAGAAATTGGCGAGGGAACAGACGGCCAGATCGAGTACTACTCGATTTATATGCATCTCAAACAGGTCTTCGTCAAAAAGAAGCAGCCGGTATATCGCAAAGATAGCTTGGGCAGCGTAGGCAGCTGCAACGGCAACAATGCCATCCATCTGGAAATCATCTGCGACGATGCCAACCTGAAAAAAATCGTCGGTAGAAGCTCGGGCACGCTGGATATCAGCAAGGATGGCCGGGACAAGATCGTCTATGGCGATATGCATTTCTATCTACCGCCAGGCACACTATTTTTTGCTTCTATTGCATCGCCGCAAGCTCCCGCAGGCAGTGGCGCTGTCGTTCATACCTCCACTGTCCCTCTGTTTGTGACGATGCGTTTTGAACGCGGGAAATGCCTGCTCACCACTCGGCAAGAAGATACTCAACAACAGGGTGTATTCGTTGAGGTCGGCGCAGCACTAGCAGATAGCGACGACAAGTATGAGTACAGTCTTTACAGCAAAGCGACCGCCCTGGGAGATGCTTTTCATATTGCACCAAGTGCGGCTTACGAGTTGCTGCGATTTGGCCGGGTCATCAATACCGAAAATGAAACCGCTATCCCTGCTGGCTCAGTCCCACATTGGCACAAGGTCAATTACCCAGGCGGCCAAGGCTGGGTGAATCTGAATGCGGTAGGCATCAAGAAATTCAGCGATGCCGATTTCCCCCATTGGCTTGGCTGGACCTTGATTGACGATGACCCCACACCGGATAGCCAATGCAACTCCCCCATGCTTGAGAAATGGCTTACGGGAAATAGTGGAAAAAAGTTGGATAAAGGCGTGTTAGCAACTGCACTGGCCGATGCAAAAGTCCAGTCACGACTTTCACGAACAATTTGTAAATTTCCGACTGAGTGGGAAAAATCCACAATTGATACTCGATATGCTTGGCTAAAAAGTAAAAGTGACGTATTGGATGATCCAATGGATGAGAGGAAATATGCTGAATTCAAGGCGCACATTGAATCTTTATCATTTTGGGAAGAGGCTGGATTGGAGATTTCCAGTGCTCATTGGCATTTTAATCCAAGATCATTCATAACCCAATTTAAGAAAAATGGATGGTTAAGTAAAGATGAATTCTCCAAGATCTATCCCGACACTGTATACAACAAGAAAGAAACCCCAAACCCTGAAGAACTCAGAGAAAAATATCGAAACCACATTAACAGAATCGCAGCCAAATATCTAGTCGATCAATCAAAAACAAGAATGACACATTTTTACGGCCAAGGCGCTGTCGAGTCTTTTTTTCTTGCAAGAATGCAGGAGGGATCCGTGATTCCATCTCGAAACCCCAACCATCCCAGCATCTTACCTGAAACAAATGGATTCTATAATAATATAAACGATTCGTGGTATTTTAAGTATAACAACAACAAAAACCTTTCCAATGGACCCGCACCAGATGGTGTTAAATATCGCGGCCGAGGAATGAAGCAATTAACGGGGCGCTTGAATCACAACGGCTATTGGATTTACAGAGGCTGGAGAAAAGTCTCTCTAAAAACTGCCCAAGCCTGGCAAATATTAACTTATGAACAAATACCAGACATCGCAGATCCTCAGAAAATTAGCACCATCCCATTCAACTGCATTGATGCTGGAGGGTTTTATTGGGAAAGAGGAGCTAGGAAAGCAGGATATAAATCAATGAATAAAATAATAAAAGAAAATGACATATCAACGCAGGCCATTACCTCCATCTCTTTTGCCCTAAATGGTGGCAACATGGGCCTTGATGATAGAATTAAGCAAACCACTCGAATCGCAAAGGAGCTTCTGGATGCAACAAGTAAATAAATTTATTACATTATTAATTCTTCTTCCGGGACTTTCCTTTGCCAAGGGACTAATATGCATTGGCAATGTGCAATTCGCATATACAGATAAGAAATGGGCCAAAAAAAACAATCAATTAATAAGAAAAAACAGCGTTACTACACAGCATCTTATAATTAGCAATACCGACCCTAAAAATCCAGCCATAAGGCCCATATCAGAATCAGACGTCCAGGAAGGGCTTGGAGAGAAAGGGGTCTGGTATTTAGGTGGTGTGGCAGGGACCTCAGGGCCTGCCACACTAGCCATGAAAAATGGCTTTTCCATCTATGAGACAACAGACACTTGCGGCATAACTTACAAAAATGGGCCATCTGGGACTGGACTTTGCTATGTCGCACGAATAATAGGGAAAACCTCAGATATAGAAATTAACGCAGGATCCGTCTCATTTGAAGAGATAAATAAAGCAGTCGACTCCTACAAAACAAGATCAATTAAAGAGTTTAGAAAGATTGCATACTCAGCAACCATTGGCTGCCAGCAAACTCATTCAAGATAGCGCTCCATAAACCTTCTCCATAAGACACTACATCACAAAAAAGATATGCCGATCTCCAAAATTCTCATGACTTGCACGTATACATGAGAAAACTGGAAGGTGGTTTCAACAACCAAGTTAGGTGGCTATGTTTTGAGAATGGCATGATTCACTATAAATGATTAAACTACTCTGCCAAACAACTTCCAATCCATTGGAGATTAAAATTAGGCTACTTCTTGCAATGCTATTGATTTCTTTTAAAGAGTTTCAATGCAGAAGAATTAATTAATGAAGAGCATTTACAGTGTACTTTTTATCCTGCTTGCAACGGAAGTAGCGTCTGCAGAAAAAATAGAGTGTGGATATATTTTTTCCAGCGTTAAGAGTGTAAAAATAGAAAGTTGCGATAAAGATAAAATTGAGGTGATAGGTATTTCTCATCGCAGAAAGCTCAGACTAGAAGGTTCTATTATTATTTCGGAGTCAAGCGCCTACACCAATTACGATTTAAAAATTAATAACAATGATATTGAGCCATCCAATACGGGTCGATATACAACCCACATTGACATTAAGTATAGCTTGCCAACCAAATATGGTATATTACAAGCAATTCACTCTGACAAAACATTTGGAGATGGGCAATTGAATAAAAATAATATTTATTATGCATGCCTTCAGCCCGAATTCAAGAAATGCTTAATGCTGGAGGTGGATGGCCTAGTTAAAAAGAGTGATGTTGATAAAATACTTGCCAAGATGGCAGAGGCACAGTGGTAAATTTCCTGTCAGAGCTTTGGCTTTTATTCAGATCCTCAGCACTTAAGGAGAAGGCAATGACGAATAAATGGTTCCGTTCTTGTGCGCTGCTACTGGCCCTGCTGCTATCCCCACTGGCCAAGGCCGATGACTGGCTGGGAGAGTATGTCATGGTGCCGAATGAACGCATGCCGCAGCTTTATGACGCCAATGGCCAGGCGCAAACCCTGCTCACCATTATGAAGCGGGGGGAAGAATACGGGCTGGTCTCCAAGCAATTTGGCTGGGAAGAAGCCGACCCCACCAAACTGGAAACCACCGGCCAGACACTGCGTGACTGGCTGATGAATGATGCCAGCACGGTGAAATCGCAAGCACTGGTGGGTGACAAGATTGCCCTGATCAGGCTTGCCAAAGGCAGCGTCCTGAACGCCGCCAACAGACGTAGCCATGAGATGCAGAGCGATTACCTGCTGATCATCAGCATGATGGGCATGGATGTCGAGCTGGAAAAGAAACCCGCCACACCATGAATGACCAGCTGTACCGCAATATGCTGGCACGCCTCTGCAGCGCACTACTGGCTGGGGGGCTGCTCAGCAGTTGCGTGAGTCTCGGCCCAAGCCATATGGGGGTTGCGCTCACCGCCATCAACTACACCGAGGACGACTACGATGCAATCGGCATTGCCATGCCGGATGACATCAAGACATTCGAGGCGATGGACAGGGTATCCGCCTATGGTGGCAGCGGCACCATGTGCTGCGTTGCCCTGCCGGAAAAATGGCAACCCGGCATGAAGTTGGTGGTACTGACCCAGGCTGGCACCAAGGCAAAAACCTACAAGGAATGGGCATACGAAAAGATTCCCGTCATTCCCCATCAGGTGGACGTACCCCGCTATGCGACGCCAGCCCGGGTATGGATACAGATCATGTCGCCAGACAAGGTGCTGGTTACGGTGAGCAATTATTCACCGGAAAACCCCAACTGGCCGGGAGAGATCAAAGGTGGCCCCAAGCCATCGCTGGAGTATCGAAGAAAGAAATGGAATGAATTTGTTAATGATCGCAAAAAAGAAATTGCCTTACTCAAAGAATCATTAAGCAATATCGACAAAGAAGACCTAAAAGAGGC contains the following coding sequences:
- a CDS encoding FAD-dependent oxidoreductase, with translation MDKQAQANTLHCDLLVVGSGAGGLATAVTAARLGLKVVVAEKEAEFGGTTAWSGGWLWVPRNPLAIAAGIDEDPALPRQYLHSELGEDFDPALADAYLSHAPRMVDFFQRNSLLRFIDGNLIPDFHGHSAGAATGGRSVCAAPFDGRLLGTHIHQLKKPLDVISLWGMGIASGVELRHFLNASRSLTSFAYVTRRVLAYWRDCLLHGRGMRLVNGNALAAALGASALQDGVELRLSSPVRQLLREQDKVSGALLDTPDGPLTVHASRGVVLACGGFPHDVARKRQLLAHAPSGQEHWSAAPASNSGDGLRLGEAVGGVMGEMASPMALAPVSLVPRADGSTAHFPHLIERAKPGLIAVTANGQRFCNEADSYHDFVSALLRAIPAGQPVQAWLVADHRFVRRYGLGAVKPAPMPLGRWLRNGYLQRGNTLQELARRCGINPVALEQQVARYNQQAATGEDSDFAKGDTPYNRVQGDKDNAWPNPCMAPLQHGPYYAVKIVPGSLGSFAGLATNASAQVLDEHRQPISGLYAVGNDMHSMMGGHYPSGGITLGPAMTFGYLAAHHAAGRQPDASL
- a CDS encoding peptidoglycan DD-metalloendopeptidase family protein, which gives rise to MIISPPILKTPQGTATDEQWLAGLMPFSSRGGFPIASRMAWHGGQHIEHTDTGAHGEPVRAIADGVVVYKRDPSPDADKKPLAYQGETDNGCVVIKHSTEIGEGTDGQIEYYSIYMHLKQVFVKKKQPVYRKDSLGSVGSCNGNNAIHLEIICDDANLKKIVGRSSGTLDISKDGRDKIVYGDMHFYLPPGTLFFASIASPQAPAGSGAVVHTSTVPLFVTMRFERGKCLLTTRQEDTQQQGVFVEVGAALADSDDKYEYSLYSKATALGDAFHIAPSAAYELLRFGRVINTENETAIPAGSVPHWHKVNYPGGQGWVNLNAVGIKKFSDADFPHWLGWTLIDDDPTPDSQCNSPMLEKWLTGNSGKKLDKGVLATALADAKVQSRLSRTICKFPTEWEKSTIDTRYAWLKSKSDVLDDPMDERKYAEFKAHIESLSFWEEAGLEISSAHWHFNPRSFITQFKKNGWLSKDEFSKIYPDTVYNKKETPNPEELREKYRNHINRIAAKYLVDQSKTRMTHFYGQGAVESFFLARMQEGSVIPSRNPNHPSILPETNGFYNNINDSWYFKYNNNKNLSNGPAPDGVKYRGRGMKQLTGRLNHNGYWIYRGWRKVSLKTAQAWQILTYEQIPDIADPQKISTIPFNCIDAGGFYWERGARKAGYKSMNKIIKENDISTQAITSISFALNGGNMGLDDRIKQTTRIAKELLDATSK
- a CDS encoding DUF3304 domain-containing protein codes for the protein MNDQLYRNMLARLCSALLAGGLLSSCVSLGPSHMGVALTAINYTEDDYDAIGIAMPDDIKTFEAMDRVSAYGGSGTMCCVALPEKWQPGMKLVVLTQAGTKAKTYKEWAYEKIPVIPHQVDVPRYATPARVWIQIMSPDKVLVTVSNYSPENPNWPGEIKGGPKPSLEYRRKKWNEFVNDRKKEIALLKESLSNIDKEDLKEAWELDSKYNANDVKALKGKDDPNYREYLKSKYKKSLQYSTEYLEYYMKRKP
- a CDS encoding shikimate dehydrogenase family protein yields the protein MTQTLQLDGATRVLAIVGDPIAQVKSPAGVSASLQQQGRNAILVPSHVSPANLDAYVKGISLAGNLDGIIVTVPHKFAMFAQCSSTSDRARRLGAVNVMRRNADGSWHGDMCDGAGYVAAMREAGCQPEGKRALLVGAGGAGSAIALALLENGVSELAIHDADTSRRDQLIARLSAGFPGQLRIGSNDPSGFAIAINASPTGMQASDPLPIDASKLDGTMFVGDVITAPAVTPLIESARALGCQTVVGGDMFAAVRELMLDFLLAQGPLAR
- a CDS encoding type VI secretion system Vgr family protein; the protein is MDFSSLLASFAAAFSQHQRLLTLQLDGGQIAAEQLLPHTLDGSEGVSEAYRYQLSCLSPDGNIELKSLLGVAARLGVLDADGSQVVRCGVVSRAELLGSDGGFAKYGLTIEPPFALLRLRRTSRVFQDLSVPDIVKQILAEHQANNPVFAQVQTLEFHTASANPRSYCLQYRESDFDFIVRLLHEEGYAWRFEHVDGEHPQVKLVVFDDAYSLPPAASERVRFHRSDATEEEDGLTDWSAARQVVSGAVALASFDYQPVSTQHSGDQSRIQQGRSGDALQSTLQDYDPQSLYYASDAEQLSQYAQRRQQAHDVQAKQFSGSGSVRSLLAGQWFRLDEHPLHEGDSSEQREFVVTGQTFRANNNLPGDLASSLRGLLGDSSTSNDSQNSSPFQTQITAQRRGIPLTPAYAHSTQAKPTSKGVQTATVVGPEGEEVHTDELGRIKVQFHWQRPDEHPGSGANLDDRSSCWLRVAMPSAGAGWGHQFIPRIGQEVLVDFIEGDIDRPVIVGVLYNGSHATPAFSGAGALPANKTLSGIKSKEHQGGQYNELLFDDTPGEVRAKLSSEAGKTQLNQGYLTHPRSNGKAQPRGEGFELRTDQHGAIRAGHGLLISTEAQNGASGKQLAREHAQSQLDAALSLSQSLGDTAAAQLADSMETGPDAINSDNGKDGNKDSGHLQHHAAALKAWEAGSNTDKEGKTASSGNSSQAGQQPLLILSAPAGIASLTEQSHTLSAGTNLNLIAQRDANHTTGRRWLHNVGQHISLFVAGVKDKVALKLIAAKGKVQVQAQSDAMELTADKDVTITSAKQNINLNGKKEILLTSGGAYVRIKDGKIELHAPGTVSFKGGSHDWSGPDSMNIPIPTLPKDKYTPPNSHPFSE
- a CDS encoding NIPSNAP family protein; its protein translation is MYYELATLTLPFGTTAQAAQNVQAYTSDAAAGGELLGCWYSDIGQLNQLLVLRGFDSLAALEAEQQRTRLSADPYGCGSLATSIDRQAYQAFPWMAPLRPSSESGISGPVYEIRTYGIKTGGLQHTMDLWQEYLPPRSALSPCLVAMFALQGPLRFTNIWAYASVDERSRIRGEAVAAGIWPPKGGPAWLTTDMHSTIALPTAVSPLK